The Amycolatopsis coloradensis sequence GACGGACTCGTGCTTCGAAGACGAGGTCAGGAGCACGACGAATTCCTCACCGCCGAAGCGGCCGGCGAGGTCCTGCGTCCGCGTTTCGGCCTTGACCAGCGCCGCGACCCCCTTGAGCACGTCGTCGCCCGCGAGGTGGCCGTACGTGTCGTTGATGCTCTTGAAGTGGTCGAGGTCGATCATCAGCGCGCCGAACTGGCCGTTCTCGCGCTCGGCGCGGGCGACCTCGCGGATGGCGCCCTGCTGCCAGGTCGTCGCGTTGAGCAGCTGGGTCTTCTGATCGGTGGTCGCGAGCTCTTCCAGCTGCTTGATCAGCACCGAACGCTGCAGCACGTACAGCGGCAGGAAGATCAGCAGGACGAGCGCGGGCTGGTACGGAAGGGCCGCGATGACCAGGCCGCCGAGGCACACCGTGGAGAGTTCGAGGATGTTGTCGTCCCAGGTGCCGAGGCAGTTGGGGACGGAAGCCTTGCCGGGGGCGGCCAGATAGAGCCCGATCCCCGTGAGAGCGGTGTTGACGACGAAGAAGGCGAGGCCCGCGAAGCAGATCGAAGAGACCGTCACCGAAGGGTCACCCACGAGCTGCACGGCCCCCCAGCCGGCGAACGCGGACATCGTCATGGTTGTGGCGTTCGCCACAGTCCGATGGGGATTCACGTGACGAATACCCGACCAGCTGCGGAAACCGAGGTGAAGATAGATCACCGCGACGAGAAGCGCGGAGAGCTGCGGCGGCAGGATGAACGCGCCGGGGAAGACCCAGACCGACGTCATGCTGACGTGCGGGGTGATGCTCAGACTGCGCCGCTGGTGCTCGATCCGCCGGGTCGCCTCGGCCTGCACGATCGCCAGTGCCGCGAGCAGCAGGCAGGTCATGACCTGCGACGTTTCGACCGCGACGGTCATGGTGAAGATCCCGGTCAGCGCGAGCATCGCCGCGACCGTCAGCCCCGTGAAGGTGATCCAGTTCGTGGGCCGCTTCCAAAGCTCCCACGCCGTTACCGTGAGAGCCGAACGATGTCCAGCGCGTTCCTCCGATGTGATCATCTTTCCCCCTGACTGTTGCGTCATTCTCCGAAACCCCCTACTCACCGACAGCTTCCACTGACTTGCGGGCTGTCGACAAGCTCCCTAGGTGTGTACTTTTCTCTGAGAGACCGAGGGAAAGGTGCCAGCGATGGCCGGTAAGGAGCAGTGACACGGGGCGCCAGCCGTACGGCTGCGCAGGATTGACCACGCGTGGAGCACCTCAATGTTCCGCGCGTGCGTCGTCATGCTCGATCCACTTTTCCGGGGCCGCCCTGAGTGTCTTCCCCCAGGCCATCGCCAGCGGAACGGTCAGCAGCAAGCCGGCAAGACCGAAGAAGCCGACCGTCGACTGCGCGCCGGTCTGGTCGGCTAGGATGCCGCCGATCAGCGGGCTCACACCCATGGTCGTGGTCAGTCCGGTGTTCGACAGGCCCATCACCTGAGCGCGGCTTTCGTCGGGGACCGCGAGGGTCAGCGACGCCGTCGCCTGCATGAGCGCGACCGTGCCCAGCCCGCCGGACACGACGAACAGCGCGATCGACGCCCACGGCCCCGGCTGCAGGAAGCACAGCAGCAGCGGGATCGCCGTCAGCGCGGAAAGCGGCCCGATCAGTTTCGGTCTGACGTGTGCCGGCACCCAGCGCGAGTAGATGAACGCGCCGATCACGCTGCCGATCGGGTCGGCGGCCAGCAGCAGGCCGATGACCTCGGGGCCTCCGCCGGACGAGGCGACGTAAGGCGCCGCGATGCCCTCGTACACCGGCAGCAGGCCCATCAGCCAGGTGAACAGCAGCAGCGAACGCAACCCTGAGCTGGCGAAGACGATCTTCCCGCCCGAACCGATCGAGGCGAAGAACGACTTGCGCTTCTCGCCGGACGCAGCGGCCGGGCGCGACGCCAGTCCGAACCGGACGAACAGCGCCGAGACCACGAAGGTGACCGCGTCCAGCGCGAGGGCGATATGGGGTTCCAGCGCGGTCAGCAGGAGACCGCCGCCGGCGAATCCCGCCAGCTGTGCCGATTGGACGGTCATGCTGCGGATCGCCATGCCGACGACGAACCGGTCGCCTTCGAGGATCTGCGGCAGCAGAGCCAGCTGGGCCGCCTTGAACGGCGGATTCAGCAGCGAGACGGCGCCGACGAGGACACACAGGACCCAGAACGGCAGTACCGGCACCGCGACCAGCGCGATCAGCAGCGCTCGCAGCAGATCGACGGTCACCATCACCGTTCGCCGGGGGAAGCGGTCGGCGAATCCGGTGAGGAAGATGCCGCCGAGCAGCGACGGGGCGTAGGTCAACGCGTAGGTGAGACCGGTCAGGGTCGCGGAACGGGTTTCGGTGAAGACGAGGACGGAGAGGGCGACCCTGGCGAGTTGATCACCGAAGATCGAGAAAAGCTCGGCGAACCAGAGCGAACGGAACTCGGCTACACCGAACACCTCTCGGTAAGTGACCCGTCCGGCCGAAGCCATGCTGCCCCCAATAGGGTCCTTATTACGCGACAAACTCGTGACCGAGAGTAACGCGGTCACGAGCTCGTCACGAAGCGTCATTCGTTCACGTAAGTGTCTCCTGACTGTTGGTGATTGGCTAGGTTCTTTCGCCGGGTTTCTGGAGTTGGAGATCTTTTTCGTGGACGCACGGCCGTTCGCGAAGATGTCCCGGTGACCGGTCCCTCGGCTCGGACCTGCGGCTTTCGGTTGTTTTGGGTCTTTCGCCGGAAAAACCGCGCAGGGGCCGCTTCACCCGGCGCGGGGATACGACGCGCCGTGCGTCCCTCGGGCACCTCTGTGTTCGCACAATGCGCGAAGGTATTTCGACTCCGCTCCGCGACCCTCAGGCCCATCAGCCGGTACCGAAGTCCCCTCCCCCGAATGGATGATCGATCGGCCATTCGGTGCAGTGGCGGCTCAGCCGTCGACCGCGAGCACCTCGCGGGCCGAAGCCGCCTTCGCAGCGTCGCGTTTGGCGACCTCTTCGCACACGATGGGGATGACGTGACGGCCGAAGTCGACCGTGTCGCCGAGCATGTCGTAACCGCGCGCGGAGAGGATGTCGACGCCGAGGTCGTAGTAGTCGAGCAGGGCCTGCGCGACGGTTTCGGGCGTGCCGACCAGCGCGTTGGAGTTCCCGGCGCCGCCGGTCGCGGCCGCGGTGGGGGTCCACAGTGCCCGGTCGAACCGTTCCCCTTCGGCGGCCACGGCGAGGAGCCGCTGCGAGCCGGTGTTCTCCGGGGCGGTGAGCGAATGCCGCCGCGTCAGCTGCCTGCCTCCGCTCGTGTGGGCCTTGATGGCGTCGACCGTGCGATACGCCTTCTCCCAGGCGAGTTCCTCGGTCGGCGCGATGATCGGGCGGAAGGCGACCTGGATCCGCGGGACGTCGGTCCGCCCGGCGGCCTTCGCCGCGGCCTTGACGGACTCGATCTGCTCGGCGGTCTGTGCGAGAGGCTCACCCCAGAGGCAGAAGATGTCCGCCTCCGCCCCGCCCGCCGCGTACGCCGCCGGGGACGACCCGCCGAACGACACATCGGGGCGTGGCTGTTGCACAGGACGGACGTCGAGGACGAAGTCGGCGAAGCGGTAGTGCTCGCCTTCGTGGTCGAAGGGCACTTCGGATATCCAAGCCTTCTTCACGATCTGGATGTACTCGCGTGTGCGTGAGTAGCGCTCGTCCTTGGTGAGGTAGTCGCCTTCGCGCTGCTGTTCGTGGTCGCTGCCGCCGGTGATGAAGTGCACCGTGAGCTTTCCGTCCGAAAGCTGGTCCAGCGTGGCGAACGTCTTCGCCGCGAAGGTCGGGTACGAGACGTTCGGCCGGTGCGCCAACAGGATCTGGAGCTTGTCGAGCTTCGACGCGACGTACGCGGCCGCCTGCGCCGGGTCCGGCCCGCTGGAGCCGTACGCGAACAGCACCCGGTCCCAGCCGAAGTCCTCGTGCGCCCGTGCGAGGCGCAGCGTGTAGTCCTTGTCGAAGACGCCACCCGATCGCGGATGGGTCTCCGAACCGTCGTTGGTGCCTCCGATACCCAGGAATTCGACCGGCATCGCGCGTTCCTCTCGTCCGTGTCCCCCTGCTCGACGAGTACGCGCCGGTTCTTCGCCGTGGCAACGGGTTCCGCTCCGTGAGAACCCGCACGCCGCCCGGAATCCCGGCGTAGCTTCGGCTTCGTGAGTACCGCAGACCTTCCCTACGTGCTCGCGGTGGTCGGCGCCGGTCCACGTGGGGTGGGCGTGCTCGAACGGCTCGGCGCCAACGCCGCCGAACTGCTCGGCGGTCGGCGGCTGGTGGTACATCTCGTCGATCCCTTCCCCGCCGGGGCGGGACGGGTCTGGCGCTATGAACAGTCGCCGTTGCTGCGGATGAACTCCATGCCCGAGGACGTCACGGTGTTCACCGACGAGACCGTGCGGATCGACGGCCCGATCAGGCCGGGCCCGTCACTGATCGAGTGGGCGCGGCTGGTCCGCTCGGGCGGGCTCGACACCCGAATCGACGACAGCCTGCGCGCCGAACTCGAGGCACTGCGAAGCGATCACTTCCCGACGCGGCGGCTGCAGAGCGCGTATCTCGCCTGGTTCCACCGCAAGGTGCGCGCCGAACTCCCGGCCGGGATCGAGGTCGTCGAGCACCGGACCCGCGCGGTGCGGCTCGAAGACGGCGAGCCGCAGTCGCTCTGGCTGGAAGGCCGCGCGGAACCCCTGGAGGTGGACGCGGTCCTGTTCACCGTCGGGCACCTCGACGCCGAACCGGACGAACGGGAAGCCGCGCTCGCGGACTTCGCCGTCCGCCACGACCTCGCCTACTATCCGGCCGGTTACACCGCCGACGTCGACTATTCGGCGATCGGGGCGGGGGAAACCGTGCTGGTGCGTGGATTCGGCCTCGCGTTCGTCGATCTGATGCTGCTGCTGACCGAAGGCCGCGGTGGCCGGTTCGAAGAGCAGGCGTGCGGCGGGTTGAAGTACCACCCCAGCGGCGCCGAGCCCGTGCTGCACGTCGGTTCGCGGCGCGGCGTGCCCTATCACGCGAAGATCGGCTACCGGCTGCGCGGGAAACCCGTGCGGCTGCCCAAGTTCTTCGACGCCTGCGCCATCGGACGGCTTTGCGCCGCACCCGGCCGGATCGACTTCCGCCGCGACGTCTGGCCGCTGATCTCGAAAGAGATCGCGTGGGCCTACTACAGCGAACTGTTCACCGCCCATCCCGAGCGGGTGCGCATGGATTTCGCCGTCTTCGCCGACGCTTTCGCGGACGCCGCACCCGGCGAACTCGACGCGCTGGTGACGCGCGCGGTCCCGGCGCCGGACGACCGGCTGGACCTGGATCGTCTCGACCGGCCCATGGCGGGCAAGGACTTCGGCACCGCGGAGGAGTACGGCAAGGAACTGCGCGAGTACGTCGAAGCCGACTTGAGCCGGCGGGCGGACCCCGAGTACAGCGCGGATCTCGGGGCGTTCACGGCACTGCTGTCCGTGATGGGCCAGCTTCCCGCGCTGGTGCGGACCGGACGGCTCGACGCGGTTTCACAACTGTCCGATTTGGACGGTTGGTTCCTCGGCTTCTTCTCCTGTTTCGCGAGCGGCCCGCCTCCGCGGCGGCTCGAAGAACTGCTCGCCCTTCAGGAGGCAGGCCTCGTTTCCTTCCTGGGCGCCGAAACGCGTGTGTCGGCGGATGAGGAACGCGGGGTCTTCGTCGCTTCCGGCGCGAGCTTCCCCGGCGAGACCGAGGCGCGGACGCTCGTCGAGGCGCGGCTGCCCGAGCCGAGCGTCACCAGGGCATCCGATGTCCTTTTGCGACGGTTGCACGCCGGCGGCGCGCTCGGTGAGGAGACCGTGCTCGACCCGGTGACCGGTGACCGGCTGCTCGCCGGGCGTATCCACACCCGTGTCTCCGACGGCCGGATGCTCGACGGTGCCGGCCGCCCGCATCCCCGTCGGTTCGCGCTCGGGCCGCATACGTCCGCGCGGTCGGCCGGGGCGTTCACCCGGCCGCGGACGAACGCGCTCCCGTTCCGGCAGAACGACATCGTGGCGAGGGAGATCCTGAGGATGATCACCTAGCGCGCGAACTCCTCCAGCTGCCCGACGACCTCCGACGGCGCGGGCATGGTGGCGATCTCGTGACGGGCCCTCGCCGCCACCTCGCGCACGCGGGCGTCGTCGAGGAGGGTCTTGGCCCTCTCCTCGACGGCGTCCGCGGTGACCTGGTCCCCGGTCAGCGCCCGGCCGGCGTTGGCCGCCTCCAGCACCTCGGCATTGACGAACTGGTCCGCGCCCTGCGGCAGCCTTTCCCCGACCCGTGGCTGGGATCACGCGAGATCGCCGTTCCATCACGTGAGTTCCGAAACCCCCTCCGGCGAGTAGTACGCCGAAAGGGGATCGGTGCAGCGGGGGTCAGCCGTTGAACTTTCCCAGACCCGCGAGGGCAGTTCCTTCCGCACGATCGGGATCACGTCGGCGGCGAAGAGCTCCAGTACCTCTCGTGCCTCCCCGGATTCCAGGCCGTCGACCGAGACCGCCTGCACCTCGTGCCCGAACGACACGTGGTAGTCGCCGATCTTGTCGATCACCTGTTCCGGGCTGCCGACCAGCGCGGAGCCCTTGGCGATCTTGTCCTCCAATGTGGTGAACTCCGACTTGTTGTGCTGATACGCGGGTGTCTTCATCAGCGCCTCGAAGTACGGCCGATAACCGTCCAGTGCCTCCTGCGAGGTTTTGGCGACGTAGAGCCCGCCCGCGCCCGAACCCACGAGCGCGTCCGCCGGGTCGTGACCGTACTCGGCCCACCGCCGCCGGTAGTGGTCGATCAGGTCGGCGTACTTCTTCTTGGGATGGAAGCCGTTCGCGGTGAACAGCGGGTCGCCGAACTTCGCGGCCAGCTCGGTCGACTCGGTGCTCGACGCGCTCCCGTGCCAGATCCGCGGCCGTGCGTGGAACGGCCGCGGTTGCGTCGTGACGTCGGTCAGCGGAGCGCGGAACTCGCCCTCCCACGTCACGCCCTCCTCCAGGAACAGCCTGCGCAGCAGGACGAACTTCTCCGCCTGGTACTCCCACTGCCGGTCCTCTTCGAGACCGAACAGCGGGAAATGCCGGGGATCGTTTCCCTTCCCGATCATGAGATCCAGCCGTCCGCGGGAAAGCTGGTCGAGCGTCGCGTAGTCCTCGGCGACGCGGACCGGGTCCAGCACGCTGATCACGGTCAGTGTGGTCAGCAGCCGGACGCGCCGGGTGTGTTCGGCCACCGCGGCCAGGATCACCGGCGGCGCCGACGAGAGAAACGGTTCACCGTGCCGCTCGCCGACGCCGTACGCGTCGAATCAGCGAATCGACCAGCTGGCGGCCGACGTTGAGCGAAGCGTTGGTGCCGACCTGTTGCGGGTCGACGCAGTCCGGGCTCGACGAGATCCCGAGGCGCAGCGTGCCTCCGGGCTTGGGCGGCCCCGCGTCGACACCCGTCGAGCCGCCCGCGGACGAGCAGGCGGTGGCGAAAAGTGCGGTGAGCGCGAGTAAGGAAGTGGCGGC is a genomic window containing:
- a CDS encoding GGDEF domain-containing protein, producing the protein MITSEERAGHRSALTVTAWELWKRPTNWITFTGLTVAAMLALTGIFTMTVAVETSQVMTCLLLAALAIVQAEATRRIEHQRRSLSITPHVSMTSVWVFPGAFILPPQLSALLVAVIYLHLGFRSWSGIRHVNPHRTVANATTMTMSAFAGWGAVQLVGDPSVTVSSICFAGLAFFVVNTALTGIGLYLAAPGKASVPNCLGTWDDNILELSTVCLGGLVIAALPYQPALVLLIFLPLYVLQRSVLIKQLEELATTDQKTQLLNATTWQQGAIREVARAERENGQFGALMIDLDHFKSINDTYGHLAGDDVLKGVAALVKAETRTQDLAGRFGGEEFVVLLTSSSKHESVAVAERIRQRISEMVIKTQDNEGNPVVIEQRTASVGVATYPLDGRTIDEVMASADASVYAAKRNGRNRVVSSPDLASVADVAGMPLEAVAA
- a CDS encoding MFS transporter; protein product: MASAGRVTYREVFGVAEFRSLWFAELFSIFGDQLARVALSVLVFTETRSATLTGLTYALTYAPSLLGGIFLTGFADRFPRRTVMVTVDLLRALLIALVAVPVLPFWVLCVLVGAVSLLNPPFKAAQLALLPQILEGDRFVVGMAIRSMTVQSAQLAGFAGGGLLLTALEPHIALALDAVTFVVSALFVRFGLASRPAAASGEKRKSFFASIGSGGKIVFASSGLRSLLLFTWLMGLLPVYEGIAAPYVASSGGGPEVIGLLLAADPIGSVIGAFIYSRWVPAHVRPKLIGPLSALTAIPLLLCFLQPGPWASIALFVVSGGLGTVALMQATASLTLAVPDESRAQVMGLSNTGLTTTMGVSPLIGGILADQTGAQSTVGFFGLAGLLLTVPLAMAWGKTLRAAPEKWIEHDDARAEH
- a CDS encoding LLM class flavin-dependent oxidoreductase → MPVEFLGIGGTNDGSETHPRSGGVFDKDYTLRLARAHEDFGWDRVLFAYGSSGPDPAQAAAYVASKLDKLQILLAHRPNVSYPTFAAKTFATLDQLSDGKLTVHFITGGSDHEQQREGDYLTKDERYSRTREYIQIVKKAWISEVPFDHEGEHYRFADFVLDVRPVQQPRPDVSFGGSSPAAYAAGGAEADIFCLWGEPLAQTAEQIESVKAAAKAAGRTDVPRIQVAFRPIIAPTEELAWEKAYRTVDAIKAHTSGGRQLTRRHSLTAPENTGSQRLLAVAAEGERFDRALWTPTAAATGGAGNSNALVGTPETVAQALLDYYDLGVDILSARGYDMLGDTVDFGRHVIPIVCEEVAKRDAAKAASAREVLAVDG
- a CDS encoding FAD/NAD(P)-binding protein, which gives rise to MSTADLPYVLAVVGAGPRGVGVLERLGANAAELLGGRRLVVHLVDPFPAGAGRVWRYEQSPLLRMNSMPEDVTVFTDETVRIDGPIRPGPSLIEWARLVRSGGLDTRIDDSLRAELEALRSDHFPTRRLQSAYLAWFHRKVRAELPAGIEVVEHRTRAVRLEDGEPQSLWLEGRAEPLEVDAVLFTVGHLDAEPDEREAALADFAVRHDLAYYPAGYTADVDYSAIGAGETVLVRGFGLAFVDLMLLLTEGRGGRFEEQACGGLKYHPSGAEPVLHVGSRRGVPYHAKIGYRLRGKPVRLPKFFDACAIGRLCAAPGRIDFRRDVWPLISKEIAWAYYSELFTAHPERVRMDFAVFADAFADAAPGELDALVTRAVPAPDDRLDLDRLDRPMAGKDFGTAEEYGKELREYVEADLSRRADPEYSADLGAFTALLSVMGQLPALVRTGRLDAVSQLSDLDGWFLGFFSCFASGPPPRRLEELLALQEAGLVSFLGAETRVSADEERGVFVASGASFPGETEARTLVEARLPEPSVTRASDVLLRRLHAGGALGEETVLDPVTGDRLLAGRIHTRVSDGRMLDGAGRPHPRRFALGPHTSARSAGAFTRPRTNALPFRQNDIVAREILRMIT
- a CDS encoding nucleotide disphospho-sugar-binding domain-containing protein, whose product is MLEAANAGRALTGDQVTADAVEERAKTLLDDARVREVAARARHEIATMPAPSEVVGQLEEFAR
- a CDS encoding LLM class flavin-dependent oxidoreductase; amino-acid sequence: MILAAVAEHTRRVRLLTTLTVISVLDPVRVAEDYATLDQLSRGRLDLMIGKGNDPRHFPLFGLEEDRQWEYQAEKFVLLRRLFLEEGVTWEGEFRAPLTDVTTQPRPFHARPRIWHGSASSTESTELAAKFGDPLFTANGFHPKKKYADLIDHYRRRWAEYGHDPADALVGSGAGGLYVAKTSQEALDGYRPYFEALMKTPAYQHNKSEFTTLEDKIAKGSALVGSPEQVIDKIGDYHVSFGHEVQAVSVDGLESGEAREVLELFAADVIPIVRKELPSRVWESSTADPRCTDPLSAYYSPEGVSELT